The Chiroxiphia lanceolata isolate bChiLan1 chromosome 4, bChiLan1.pri, whole genome shotgun sequence genome includes the window ATCCAACGAGAAATTTAACACGCCTGCCACTCTCCACATGCCTTTTCTTTGGAGTAACATATGAGATTATTATACTTCTGATTCTactaaatattcttttcttgaAGTTAAGGAACTGGCAGGGCTAAATGATCAATcggatttttaaaatgtgttttgacattagtttgtttgttttttaaagatgtgcTGATTATAtcaataaacagattttttttcatacactGTATTTGTAACTTATGATCatagtaaaatattaaaaggttCAAGACGTGAAATCATCTAAGAAAAAGTTCTCACTTATGCCTTATTCTGTACAAAAAGTGATTTATAGTGGCTTATTAAAAGTATGTGCTGAAAGTAGGAACATATACACCTCAGGTTTCTTTACCTCGTAGCTTTTTGAATGACGGATTTCCTTGTACCTGATGGCAAGATGTTTCTCCAGGATGCAGAGAAACAGCTAGAAAAAGACATAGTCCCTGGTGTATGTGCATTGACGATttcaaaacatgcaaaaaacccccaaacccaacgCCCCAAGCTCAACCCTCACACCAGGACAGCAGATTCCTCGCAGTTTTCTTCCTCgtgtatattttttattaaacaaatcCAAAAGGCAGGAGTCACACgctttgtgctgcttctgcaaaCAGAATGCTGCAAGAAAAATGTTGATGGACAGTACAGCTCAAAGTACTTTCACAAGGGCTATTTGCGACATATAGAGACATACGTTGCTGCTTTATAGATCAAAGCAACCTCAgaatagctttaaaataaatccagttATACTACAGCTGTAATATTATTATGCAGCATAAATCCTTGTCTGTtgacatttatttaatgaatgTTGCTACAACAGCTTAGCTAGATGGCACTCCAGAGGCGAGGCAAAGGAAAACCTTGCCAGATTACTCACAAAGACAACTTCTGTTTATTGGAcgctaataaaaataatcagtgaaaatacctttttttttccttttttttttttttttcagcaaaacaaaggaCGATCAAAAAAGGGTCTTCACTGCCCTTCTGAAATAAATTCCTGGTTTAGCTGCAGTAGGACGATATTATTAATTACAGTTTAAACGAAAATGATAGACATGCTGGAAAGCACCTTGTTAAATGACTACTTTGCAAATGTACATTGCTCACCGGCTTAAGATGGCCCATAACTTTTCTAATAGACGTGGGTCTAAAATATTCATGCAAATCAATACTTGATAAATCTCATAGGTGCGTGCTGGCTCCACTGCTCAACAATATATTTTGATcgatgcttttttttttcttttccactgcatTATCTTGGAATAGCCCTTCTGTGCCCACTGCCAACGTGCCGGCAGGGCGGGGGGTGCGCCCCGCGCTCATCATCGATCGGAGAGAGACTCACTCCAGACTCCAGCGGACTCGCAGTGTTTAGTGCTCTCAGCCTCAAATCAGATCCATGCAATAATCGTACATTTCCCTTCCAATTCCAAATGAATGTAACTTTGTGGAGGATGTCTTAATGCTTCATTTAACTATCTCGAGATTCTCAACTCTGCTTACGGACTCTACGATTAAATTTCTATCGAGTGAGGTACATGAATGTCTATTTAAAAAGATACAAATGAAAATTTAGATGTTCatctaaaattttcttttttctttcttttcttttcttttcttttcttttcttttcttttcttttcttttcttttcttttcttttcttttcttttcttttcttttcttttcttttcttttcttttcttttcttttcttttcttttcttttcttttttctcttctcttctcttctcttctcttctcttctcttctcttctcttctcttctcttctcttctctctctttctcttctcttctcttctcttctctctctcttctttctcttctcttctcttctcttctcttctcttctcttctcttctcttctcttctcttctcttctcttctcttctcttctcttctcttctcttctcttctcttctcttctcctctcttcgccttgccttcccttgcctttcccttgccttcccttgcctcTTCAGCAATTCCAGTCTACTGAACTAGCTTTATTCAGAAAACGCCTCTAGGATTTTTCTGCAAGCCTCTCGTATCAAGGGCAGCGAGGAAGCCGATTTAGCTGAGGACTCTGAACTGACCTCAGAGGGAAACACAGGATTTCGAAAAGGGATGTTCTGTCTCGAGGTCCTGGGACATGGCCCCATCCGCCTGTGTCTCGACACCTCTTGGGTTGTTGGTTGAGGACGCTCAGCTCCCCAAAAACCTGGTTCTGTGTGACTCGTGTAGCTGTTTTCCTGTGGAACTCCAGGGAGAGTTGCTTTCCAGCTAGTGAAACcgtttccctcccctctctcctcctctccctccccggGATGCCCGGCTCAGGCGAGGGATGTCTCCGCTGCCCCGAACCACTGCTTGCTCCAGGGTGGCGGCGTCGGAGACCCGGCGTGGAGGGGGGAAACCGCGACAGCAACCGGCGATTCATATCCAGCCACTGCTGAACCGCCAAAGCGAGTTTTATTTAGAGACCGGCAGCGCCAAGATACCCAGATTCGCCCAGTGATTTTAATGACCTCTTCAGACAGCGCTTCTATTCTGGACCCACTCGCTCGGTTTGTGTCCCGTGAAAAGCATCGGAGACGGCTTAAAGACCACTGTTGCTATGTCCGCAATTGCCAGGGTCTTATTTGCAAGGGGATGTGAAACCCAGGGAGGGCCTATTTTACCCTCGAGTACATCGGGGGATAAAACAAGCCCGATTCTGTAAACCAAGCGAAACCAGACTCTTCGGCGTTTCTGTACCATCTAATCAGATTTCATTTCCATCAGATCTAGAGTATGAGACTTTCTGTACTCTgagctgaaatggaaatataGGTGCATGTACTAGCGTTTCTGGTAAAAAGCTTTCCCAGGTGAAAGGTTTCCACTCTGCACGATGTTAGCTTCTATTACAGGATTTTATTATTCAGAGGAAAAGGCTCgctcttcctgccctgcagctgtgcGGTACCGGTCACTGTGTATCCTCACGCGTCCCAGACAACGACATTCCTCACAAATAAAGTACAAATGAAGCACGGGCGTAACAAGTACCAGTGTCGGAAAACTTCTACCTACTATAAGAAAAATTGCTGCATGGAATCGACACCTTTCGGAGCCTGGGAGTGAATCGCGACGGTGCAGAAAGGTGCTGCGGAGGATGAACAGCGCGGGACTCCCTCTCTGTCAACCAGATCCCCATTGCTGGCTCAACCCTGGCAGTTAATCCTCGCAAAAAGCGAAGATTAAGGTTAAGGCCAAAGCCACGGTTGCTCTCAGCCGAATCTCTTCCCCGGGGTGCTCCACGCGTCCCGGGAACCATGCGCAGGAAAAAGCCGCTGAATTTTGGCAAGGACTCTTGCCCCGTCGCCCCGGCGGACACCGTTCTTCACATCGTCTCTGGGTCAAATGCGGGCGGGACAGGGCTCAGAGTGGGATGCTGGGGGCCTGGAGCAGACCCGCGGGGTTTCGCTGCCCTCTCCCGCGGCAGCCCCCCCTCTCTCCGTAGGAGAGCACTTTGCAGgtagttgttggggttttgcAGGATACACTCTACCTGCTGGTCTTTACTTTCCCCTGAAGATAAGGGTGACCCTAGCAGAGGGCATGAGGAGCCCAGTGTGGATCTGGCTTGTAGGACTCACTGCAGGGAGGACCTCGGAGGCCCCCCCATCCTCTTGTGGCCAGTGAATTGATTCCAACTTGCCCCAGTGGTTGAGGAGATCCAACATTGTAGCGTTCTCCCTCACTGCACGGAgtttgtcagggaaaaaaaaatcagttttgaaaagcCGGTCAaatggggctggggaaggatgACAAACCTTTCACGGCGGGGTGTTACCGGGCAGGGTCTCCCGGGGCTGGGCTTGGACTTCTCGAGGCGTGGAGGGGGGCGcggtgaaaaaaaattggatgCTAAAACTTATGTCTCcttcttaattttccttcttaatttttgtcttcctcaagttttcctttttttttttttttttctcaagaaaatgTCTTCTAGGAAAACACACTGAGTCAAGGCATTGGCTTTTTAAGATGGATTCTTTTTTCGGGACTAAAAGGGAAATGGTTTGCAGCAAGAACAGATGTGAGCACCTGGAAAGTGTCTCACTCACAGACAGCGGGAAGAGAGGCCGAGACAGAAGTGCAGAAGCAAAGACCGACCCATCCTGGTGTCCAAGTCTCCCATGCTCCTAATTTTACCACCTCACTCACAATTTCCTAAATTGTATTTTCAACTACTTCTTCTCAATTCGTATCTCTAAACCCTGGCCCATTCCTCGGCATATCACTGCGTCTTAAATGGATATTTTGCTCCGTTAAAACCACCAGTTTCTACAGGAGACTGCAAGACAAACGTAACAATTTTGGGCATTTGGCCAACAATAGTGTTGAtggaagaaggatttttttttttcctggtggaaaaTGTACAGCTCTCCAGCAGACGGTTCCATTAAAATCTGAGTGAATTtataaagtgaaacaaaattcaTGAAAAAGACCTGAAACCCTCTCTTTCAAGTACCACTGCGTTAAAGTTTAAAGTAGTCCAAAGCCTTAAGATGCCCTGATTTTAGCTCATGGAGTCTCTGGCATCACAATATTTAAAAGCCTGTCAGCACTTCTATTGCCGACTCTTTTTCAAGGGCTTCTCGCTTGCCCTCAGCATTTTTCGTGGTGGAAACCTCGAGATTCGGACTAAAAGCCCCCTTAAAAGCTGGTTGGAAGCATTCCTTCCCCGGCTTTACACAGGAtcacagggagggagaggttTCCCTGTGATCCACTGCTGATGGTGGCTCTAAAATCGCTGGACGTCCTGCCTCGAGTAGTGCAAACTCGTTATAAAactttgcagtgctgggaggtGGTAGGGAGTAAAAGTTCTCAATACAGAAACACATCGATCCTCCTCCAAGTTCCACAGCTCAGGCACACTTTGGAGTACTCACACACACCCGCGCACCCGGCCAGCACTTTCTCACTTGAAAGTTACAGAAGAGCTCTGCTGACCCgcggggagggggtggagtgGTGGTGGGGCAGCGTGTGGAGGTTATATGTGGATTTCAGGGTGGCCTGACACCACGGGGCTcctcagaaggaaaagggatcGCTTTCTCCCCAAGGGAACCCTGCGCATTCAGTCTGAGGGTCTGCACGTGAAAGGAGGACGGAGAAGTGACTCTGGCTGTAGGAATTACTCTTCCACAGTCTACCCAATTCCCGGACAGAGGCATGGACAATCTGCAGCACATGCCCTCAGCAGACTGCCTGGGGTTCTGCCGCGTGCCGTACAAACACAGGGAAGGGGTTCGCGGCTCCCagcttcccctttccctcctgtcCTCTCTCACTGCCATCATCGCTTTTCCTCGCCACGCTCCGCCTCATTCCCTTGTTCTCATTTCCAGTCTTTTCCCTACATCCTTCTCCTTCAATCCAGAGATGTTTGTCCTACCATCCCATCTCCTCTTCACCTTTCCCATGGGCTCTCCTGGATCTGACTCTTTCTTCCCTCCGCCCACTTACAGTGAAGGGcctgggcaggagagcagccagccctgccccgccCCGCCTGTCGAGGGCACCCTTTCGGGGCACCTTGGCATACCCCCCGCCCCTCACTTTCTCCCTGTTCCCTTCTAgctcctgctccttttccttctcttctctgccgcctcccctctctctctctctctctctctctccctccactgCACCGCTCCCCCCCGTCCTCAGTCCTTTGGCTCCCTCTAgctccatctcctccctccGCCGCTCCgacccctcctcctccttccctccgcCCCGGCTGCCGCTGCCTCCCTCCCGCAGCCGCCGCCAGTCCTGCGGCTCGGCTCGACTCGGCTCGGCTCAGAGCGTTTCGTCTCTGCTCGGGCTCTCCTCGCCATGGTGCAGCTCGGGAGCGGCCGCCGAGCCCCCCCACCGgccccggccgcgccgccggcCTTCAGCATCGCCAGCATCCTGCAGCCCGGCCCCTGCCGCCCATCCCgagagcagggcagagcccgCTGCGCCCCGccggaggaagaggaggaggaggagcaggaggaggaggagggagaggggccTGCGGAGCAAGACCCCAGTAAAGGCTCCAGAGACTCGGGTACGGAGCCAGCAGCCGCCTCAGGCTGTCTCGCACGTCGGGTCGCAGCCCGGCCCCCACCCAGGCGGTACCTCCGGGTATCCCCAGTGCCGCCGTGCTGGGCCCGCGCACACGGACGCGcaggcacagacacagacacagacacgCACACGCAGACACAGGCACGCACACGCAGTCGCGGCGCACCCGCAGCCGGAGGAGGAACGGAGGCTCCGCGGGAGGACGCGGGGAGATGCCACCGCACACGCACCAACCTGCTTCGAGGGCGCTGCGCCCTCCTCCCGAGTTGTCTGTCCCGTACCCGGGAGCCCCTCACTTCCCTGTCACACAGCTGGCAAAGGGATTTCCTTAGATCCTTATGGAAGCGCCTCactcttcttctcccctctgGAGGGTGTGGGACCGCGGCCAGCCCTCGGcaaccccctccccaccctctccccCACCCTCTCCCTGCGCTCCGCCGGGCCGTGCGTGCatgcggggcgggggcgcgggcggcggcgggcacTGATGCTGTGCTTTGCCCTTGCAGGCAGCGAGTCCAGCCGGCTCCGGGCAGAAGGGACGAGCCGTGGCCTCCGCCGCGAGGCCGAGGGTTGGGATGCGGCGTCCCCGCTCCCCAAAGAGAGGCTGCGCGCCCCTCGGCAGCCGTCGACGCGAGAGGCCGGGGGCTGCGGCGCGGAGAACGGGAGGTTGCCGGCGGCTGGCGGCAGGAAGAAGACGCGGACCATCTTCTCCAAGAGCCAGGTGTTCCAACTGGAGTCCACCTTCGACGTGAAGCGCTACCTGAGCAGCTCGGAGCGGGCCGGGCTGGCCGCCGCGCTGCATCTCACCGAGACCCAGGTGAAGATCTGGTTCCAAAACCGCCGCAACAAGCTCAAGAGACAAATGTCGTCCGAGGCGGAGGGCCCTGGGCCGGGGCCGGCGGAGCCCCCCGGGgacccgccgccccccgccgccgccacgTCTCTCTCCTTCCCGGCCCTCTACAAGGACAGCCCCCTGCTCAGTCGGTGCTTGCTGCCGCTGCCTTTGCCCCTGCTCTGTCCGGGCAGCACCATCCCCTACCTCTGCCTCCCCGGGCCGGGCAAACACTTCAGCCTGGTGGACGGGGACGTATAGCCTCTCCCCCGGCCCCCGACCTTCCCCTCGCCGGGGGCCGCCCGATGTTATTTATGACCCCGCCGTGCCGTTGGGTTGTCAGTCGTCACCACAGCCGACGGAAGGGCCGCTCGGGTTCCCCCCACGAGTGTCCGTGGGCTGCCAACGTATTGCTAAATCTCGGAAGGGCGCTGCCAGACCGCCCTTGCTCTTGCAGCGTTTTTTTCTGTGGTCAGGATGGAGGAGATAACACGAAGCCACCAAAGAGACCGGGACGTGTTCTGCCCGCCTCCCTTCCGAATTATCCCGTTCCCGTATTAGAGGGGAGCCCATGCTCTGCCTCAGCCCACGGGGACCACGTCCCCACGTCTGCCCCAAGCGCCGTGGCGGTCGCTGTACCGTGAACCGAGTTTTACACAGATTGGTAAAGGCAAAGGCCGCGTTGTGCTCCTCTATCTCAAACTCTCCACCTCTAATATCTCTCAGAGTAACCTCTCCCCATCTTTGACACTATCAAAATGTAGACACCTTTACTGAGATGTGGTTCCTAAGCTGTgactttcttgcttttcttcctcttttgaaaaaacaacccaaactcTCTCTTACATTCTTTGTGCTAACTGGTTCTAAAACTGGGGCTTGTGTGAAGTTTTTACAGAACAAGACAAGCTGTCTCTTGTGCTAATCCCGCCCCTCGAAATCTCGTGGGACGATTTTATCTGCTATCATAGAGTATCAAgtggttttaattaattttttttttttttttacatatttacaaaCGCTTTTGTCGTCCTTTGGTTTCTAAGTTCACACGCTTTATATCCCCAGGTTGGAAATAAACcttttcagaaagctgaaacGCCTGCCTTTTCAATACAGTCACTACTGGGCAGTATGAAAAGAAAGGTATTTCCTAGAGTGCATcgatggtttttattttaaaaataaagatgaaaaccACAATTGTGTCATTACGAAACTCACCCGTGCGAGAACGGGTTTcccagtggggaaaaaaagcgATCGGTGTTTCGGCTAGATAAGAAggggtttttcttccttttccagctaTTCTTCCATTTGTCTTTCCGTGGGCAGTAGATATAGATGCGCAAAGATCCCCCAGCCCAGCGAGGGGACCCCGGCGCGCTCAGAACCCCGCGGCTCGGGGCCGCTGCTGGCGTTCTGTCCCAGCCggggaggagctgctgtggcagggagCCAGTGCCGCGGCGGTCCCGGCGCCAGCCGAGCTCGGGAAAGcggctcctgcagctctgtgaagTTTTCTCGCCGTGGCGATGATCTAGGAGAGTTGTTTGACCTCTCCTCTCGCTTTTTAATCAGATTCGAGTTAGTGTCAAGTAGCAAGAGGAGTCCCACAGGGTGCCCTTgctttgataaaaaaaaagaatattaccGAGGCTGTGGCAAGGGCGGTGTAACCAAGTGGACACACTTCAGGGGACCTGCCGGGTGCACTTCACAGCTCGGGTTTCCCCAAACTGTAGTTCCCGGGAAGGTGCAGGCGACGAATTGACGGTCTGGGTCACACAACCGAGccttttctgttctgaatttATAATGATagttaaagaaattaaaaacctcTAAGTCCGTGAGTTACTACGTGGCTAAAAACCAGTTGGAGACACATAGAACCGATGACGTCCAGGGTGATGACATGTcgtttctgtttgcttgtttttcataACTGATGATCTATATCGAAACCTTCCTTTGGTTGTTAATTCTAATATCTCCCAACTCGATAAACCCTTACTTGATTACTGCACGAGATTAATCAATACCGATAGAGGCAAATCCGCCTTTTTCTAAATCCCAACTAGTGAAAGTTTGATCAGATGCAACAGTTATACTAATGTCTCTTTCTTTGGTTCTGTAATATGGAACTAAAATTCATCTCAAGAAACTACCTTTCCATGTAACTGCAGCCTAGGATGTCTCCTAGGTGAAAAACAACTATATAAGAAATTGTTATTTGGCAATTAATCTACTTTTCACCACATTTATCAAACCATTTGCAATTTTCTGTCTGATTTATCATTTTACCCTCCAGAATGTTTCTGGAGTTACAGAagcaactgaagaaaaatgcGAACCCACAAAAAcggagggaaggtgttttttttgtttgttttgttttgttttgttttttttttctattattattattattttattattttttattatggtaaaaacaacagaaagagtAGTTCTACACACCGTAGTTAGCACACGGTCAGGTTTCACAACTCACTGCTGACCCATCCCAAAGCGACGGTCGTTGGGAATTAATGAACAACGAACGTGTAAAACACCCGTGTAGCTAGACAAAGTAAATAACTACCCCGAAATATTCGTTTCCCATCAAGATATTAGTGCTGATTCTGAGCTCGTTGGCCAGAAACGTCATCCAAACTGTTGCTACGCAGGGTAACATGGCCAGTGGCGAAGGGgctttctctgaagaaaaccaAGTTCACGATGTATAGGATTCCAAGCCGAGCGGTCAATGCTGATGGCACTGAATATTGCTGACATTTCTTTTAGAGCTCAAAACAATCGTGTTTGCAATTATAAATCTCTCCTTACTGCAAGAGATTGCTACAAGCCACCGTACAGCAGGACATTAGTACTGGCTAACCTGCTAAtgggacattttaaaaaaatgaaacgGACTGCAGTAGAACCAAGCAAACAACGAACAAACAACCCAACTCCTCAAACCAATCAGCCAAtcaaccaagcaaaaaaactcaaaccgcaaccaaaaaaaaaaaaaaatccccaaactctGTGAAAGcttgcaaaaaataaagaattaaaaaaaaaacaacaaccaaaaaaaccccaacaaaacaaacaaacaaacaaacccccaaaagaACCcctaaaaaccaaaccaaaccaaacaaaaaaaaaaatcaactcagACACCAAAGAGTGCTAGAACTGATTAGCTGCTGGAACTGAGACTTAAAAATGTGCTGTTAAGGTTTGATGTGACGAAAAGATGTAGTGCAACTGCATGAGAGGTGAGTGGAACACACAGTGTGCTTCCGTGTTGAAGGTATTCTCTATTTAAAGTTCATATACAATgcctaattcttttttttttttttaattattagaaGAATAGGTAGaagccctgcctgtgctgggagatCCTTTGTGTTAGGCATGGCACATATGTAACAATGGGCTGCCCTGGAATCCTGGAATACTCTATAAACTgaatagtaaagaaaaatatgattaaGACCTGGCCCCTGAACCCACCAAAAGAAAGATGATAATTAAATACAATCTTGTCAACAGGAAAATACGTTTGAAAAGCAGTAAGATACATACATAAATGCATTGGATACGTACATAAATGCATTGCTCATTGAAACAGTGCAATACAAGTGGCTTAAAAAAGCCATTCAaactctctctcctctgtctcttCATAGAAGCCCCACAAGGCTGATTCTAagtgcagcagctccagaaaaCTTGATTTTCATATCATCTCTTATATTGTAAATTTCCCTGGGATTAGGATGATCAATCACACTGCTGCATGTGGCAAATTTTTTGTTCAAGTGTGTGCAGAGAATTCGAAAATTCAATTATTTCTGCTGGAGAGGAAGCCTTCTCACTTGTCTGCTGTGTTGGAAGGTTTTGCAAAACTCCCCTAGGACTGGTTTCCCACTGCAGTCTCCTAATCAGGAGTCAGGACCAGGCACttgctataattttttttttgttttgttttgatttgctaTTCCCTAATCATCATGTACATATACCTCTTTATGGACCAGCACAAGGACACTGTACCAGCCCTCCTTGTCAACTCCCCTGCTATTTAGACTTCTGTTCCTAACCAGACTGAGATTCACCTCCACAAGGTGAGGAAAGGTATGCTACAGACTAGAGAGAGAAGTGTTGCTCAGCATAGCTCTTTGGCCTTGCCAGGAGTTGATCTAAAATATGAAAACTCTCCTGCTTTCCCCTCCATTCCtgaattttctatttatttatttatttattaaatttaatttggttAACCTGAAATGGTagcttgttttttcttccttttttttaaggaaaggaTTGAGTTTACTACACATTTTGTGTTGATAGGCTAAAGAAGGG containing:
- the LOC116786273 gene encoding homeobox protein HMX1-like — translated: MVQLGSGRRAPPPAPAAPPAFSIASILQPGPCRPSREQGRARCAPPEEEEEEEQEEEEGEGPAEQDPSKGSRDSGTDRLRAEGTSRGLRREAEGWDAASPLPKERLRAPRQPSTREAGGCGAENGRLPAAGGRKKTRTIFSKSQVFQLESTFDVKRYLSSSERAGLAAALHLTETQVKIWFQNRRNKLKRQMSSEAEGPGPGPAEPPGDPPPPAAATSLSFPALYKDSPLLSRCLLPLPLPLLCPGSTIPYLCLPGPGKHFSLVDGDV